The following is a genomic window from Theobroma cacao cultivar B97-61/B2 chromosome 10, Criollo_cocoa_genome_V2, whole genome shotgun sequence.
agaaaacataggggagaaataaaaaaaggaaactgaGATACATTTAGAGCCTGTACCTAGAATCATATAACCTAGATtcataaagaagaaaatgaggagCCTCTCAATACCATCATCTATGGTGGCCGAGGAATGGGTTGCCAACCTGTACATATTTGAAGGACATGTTTCAAAGAATCTGAGGGTGCTTCCATTGTCCATGTTTGATAAAATTCACTAGGATGGAATAAACTGTCTTGACCTATGCCCGTTAATAAGCATGGTTGTGCACCATCCAGAAACAAGTCTCCTTCGGATCTTATTAAGCCAGACCTTGGCTCTTCCCTATCCGCTGCCTATGTATCCAGCCAGAAGCAGCATTCCAAACAAATCAAGTTAGCTGACAGCAATCTTGTCCTTTTCAAACTAATTGCAACATAatccaaaaacaaaagcaaaaatgCAAAATGGAAGGAGAAAAGACTTCACTTGAAAAGCTACCATATTTCAACACATATTTTAATCCAACCATATAAAGGACCAATGTACAACTCCGTACTTTGGTATAAATCACAGGCAACAGGAAAATGAAGCACAGAGAGCCGTGAGATGCCTAACATCTTTCCTAGCAGTGTAGCAGATGATTTAGCAGTCAACATCACAGAATTACCACTTAGTTCATACTCAAGAagataaaacatttttttccatttttaataGTTATATTGGGAAAGGGGAAATATGAATGTGAGACATTCTAAATGGAGGAAGAGACTGGTTATCAGTAGGCTATGCCTTGGTCAAAAATATAACTCAGTTTTTGCTGTTTGCTTCAGGCTACACATTCTAAACAGCTGATAGTGATGGAAACAGACACTGATATCCAAAAAAGCTCAGGTAGGAAGCGTCACCTCAACAATAAGATGGCTTGCAAGCAAAAAGATACTTACCACTTACCATGTTGACCTCTGTTGTTCAAGAggcttttttattatattctgTGACCAGCAGCACTCCCCATTTGCAAGGGGATAACAGCACAAAGAAACAGAGCAAAGTAATATATCTAACCTCATAAGCTCACTAATATAAAGTAGGAACTAGCATAATCCCTTAAATAAATGTGATTTGTTATCCAAATTGGGATGTCCCACTAGGCATTTGACTCAAACGAGGTGCTTAGCATCCAAAGAGGATGCAACTTAAGCAGAAACTTTGCTAGTAAGGATTCTCGTTACTCTATCCTGCTTCTGTAATTTAGAACTACTAATGCAGCACTTATTAGTAAGAGATAGGAGATTTGAGGTACTGCTTCTCAAAATTTGCATAACTATAATGTCTTGAGGACTAGCAGAtagcaaaaaaagaaaccttGTAGTCGTTAGTTTAATCCTTATgaagtgaaaataaatatcACCATATTAGGATGGATCTGAAAGAGAGACAGATGAATGAACCGATGAACTAGCAGGGTTATTTGTAAGATTGTTGAATAAACTTCAACAGATAAATTCTTAGTACTGATAGTGAAACAGCCAAAGAGATTCTCATAGaacaattgaaaatttcaCAGTAACCACCATATTGctttttttagaaaaagatGTTACCTTCTctgtataaaattcaaaagtttttttcttcattccaGCTTCATAGATGTTGCATTGAGAATATATCTGATTAACAAAAAACATACACAATCAAAACAGAAATATCCATAGTTTGTATATGAAAGATGAAATTATCCATAtgcttaataattttttagggAAAGAAACCTTTACCTGAGCTTCTACACTTGCACACACAGCATAAATGTCCCAGTTTCTGGTGTAGTTGTTGTACAAATGAACCTTTCCGAATCTAACACGAGGATGCCTTTGCCGAGTTCCGTCAAAAAAGCAATGGTGAATAGTCACCCGAATGCATCTATCCCAAACATGAGAAGGGTCTGCTCCAATAAGCATTGTCTTGTCATGTTGAGCAAAGTAACATCTGCAGACCAAAATGGcagaaacaaaattaaaaacccAGAATTCAATGTCTCTGATTATTACCAAGTATTGCAGAGAATCCCTTAGGGGccaaaaattgaataaactaAAAGACAAACCCAACCAAAACTCAGAGTTCAAACATCAAATACAATCTCATTTCAATGATTATTACCCAGTTCAGGATAAGATCATTTCCACGAATGCCTTAGGGGCCAAAAATgcagaaacaaaaacaaaccCATCAAAACCCGGAATTCAACCATCACATTCAATGTCATCTtcaatgataattataacccATTCCAACCCAACACCATCTCAACCAATaattagaaagaaaacaataaaaacctACCTAGAGACAGTGATGTCAGTGCTTCCTCTAGTAATATCAATCAACCCATCATCATAGTCTTTAAAGCTACACCTATCAATCCAAATATGTTTAGAATTGGGTTTTATTTGAATACCATCAACATCATGTCCTCTTCCTCCTTCAAACTCCATGTTACAAATGATCACATTTTCACATTCCTTTAACCTCAAGCCTTTTCCTGTCAGCTTAACCCTTTCACCTCGTCCATCTATTGTCTTGTAAGAACCCACGCTTAAGTACGATGATAGTTGGATCACTCCCGACACTTCGAACACGATCCAACCCGGTCCCGGTCTCCGGCAGGCTTCTCGGAGAGAACCTGGACCGTCATCTACCAAaggaaattatattaaaaaaatgaaatttaatgtaatttgtaagaaaataaacaaagtaAGTATGGGAGAAAACGGACCGGATAATGAGGTGACGCAAAAGAGAGGACCGTGTAGACCGCCGATGGCGAACCGGCCGAAGCCCTCCGCCTGACCGGCGATTGCTCTTAGGGTACTGTCCGCATCGGCGTACGGAAGCGACTCCATCCTCTTCTTTTCGTTTTGCTCAACGTAGTCGTTTTGAGGGATATGGGGTCTCCGAGACGCTTTGAAAAGTTGTTAATTTCCGTTATTAAGGGCGCGTTTGGTGGAAAATTTTGTGGCGGGGGTCGAATGAGGCCGTGTTTGGATTCTTAGAtaggtaaaataaaaaagacaaaattaggatttacaaattttatttttaagagtATTCGGTTCAAGTAGAAGTATTCATGAACAGACCGAACCAGCATAAAAATCTTATCCTATCTAATTTCATAATAAGCCAATCCAATAGAATAAAATCGTAAATTCACAATTTATGTCTCATTTAGTATggcttttataatttaatgtCACAtgtattataaatttttgtttacaAACATTAATCTTAGTGCCATTTAGTTGTTATTATTTCTACCGCCATTGGgtattaaattcaattttaattttgataaagaTTAAAACCCAAAcccaattttaattttaattacatgCATCATCAAAATGTTTTCCTTACGTAAATTatcacttttttaattatttatgaagTATTAAAACGATTTTGaaagaagttaaaattttaatcatataAGGATATATAATTGCAAAAATACTATTGAAATCAAAATTACACCTATTactattatcatttttctgggatactaatatatatatcatattgatttttctcaattaatgtTGCACTTATTATGGCACACACATGTTAAATTAACttgaacaaaaatatagcTTAAATGGAggtaattaataaatataggtggacaaaagaaaatggacaaggaaaagaaatgcTATCATCTTTACATTGTAGACacctatttcaaaaataaaaaaatatatgataatgaaatataattaaaaaaacaaaaaaataataaaataaaataagaaataaattaaaaaatgaaaaaaaagggaaagaactGAACGTGTGCTCAACCCCTTCTCTAGTCCATCATTACAGGGCATTAATACCCCTGAAAGGTAGCCGGATTTTGGGAGGAGTGGTCACCTCCGGGCTCCGGCTACCAACCCCTTCTATTTGTCAGAGCCTTATGAAATCATGCTCAGAAGAGCATGATTTCTCCTCTggattgtccaaatttttggacaatccAGTTCTTAAAAAGGAGGGCTTCGAACCGATTTGGGGaggagaaaaacaaatttttttagaaCAAAAAACCAGAGAGAATCGGCAATCAAAATCCCTAAGAGTCTCTAGCAGTAAAAAACCAGAATCAATCAAAAATCCCTAGTCTCTAGCTACAAAAAAACCTCAATCCACAAAtccaaaaatacaaaaaaaataaaaaaaaatcaggaAATATGTAtaatgagaaagagagaatggTTGGGGCTTTTGAGTGATTTTTGGCTCATCTTAAGAGaattttaattggtttttTTAGGGGAGATTTTGGGGGTTTTGTGCGGCTGTTTTGGGGAGAGAGTTTGAGCTTTTGGatgagagaaaagagagaagaaaggaagagcCAAGCGGCGCCgaagagagagaggaaaggaaaaggcGTCGGCAGTGAGAGAAGACGTCGGCagggagaaagagaaagagagaaaaggaaagaaaagaaaagagagaaagaaggaaaagaaaaagaaagagagagggaaaGGAGAGACGCCGATGGCAatgagagaggaagaaaagcTTTTGTCGGCcacaagagaaagagagaaaaagagagggaaaATTTTTTAGAGAGAAGGCAGAAAGGGTTAcgactagagagagaaaaagagggtAGAAAATgagaggagaagggaaaaCGAAGGTTTAAATACTTAGGTTTAGGATCTTCAAAACGACATCGTTTTGAAGTATTACAGTCTGCCAAACAAGCACCCAAAACGGTGCGTTTTGAGCTCTGCCTTGTGGACCTAAGGGAGTGGACTTGGTGCAAGCGGATTTGGGCCTTCTGTGGGCCTTCGAGCTGGGCCAATCTTAGCCCAGAGAGGTATAACCTTTGCCTTTTTGCTTGTGGatctattttatttgattttggatCTAGCTCATTTTGCctaattaaaatgtgattttgGCTTAATTTTAAACCATTATAGGAAAATAGGTTAAGTAAattagcaaaaataaaaaatatatatttataattaggtTTGGCTTAAaaagttaataaataaataaatgaaaataaaataaaaaagaatgagaTCTAGCATGAAattattaagtataaaaatataatgtttgATTTGGGATCAAGACCGATAATGGGATGTCCATTCGGAGCGTGAGAAGTCGCAATTCCGAGTAAACTTCCCTAGGTTAAGGGTTTCTAGTAAgactccaccagtacgatgggagggtcCTAATTTGGAATTCTAATGTTccaaattttaaatgaagtaAAAACTATATGTTCAATCgccaattaatcaaaatgtacaacacaaaataaatagaaaattaatgatacaaataaatttgttGATCATAATAATACgaaagtggaaaacacatatgcataaataacaaattacgaataataaaaaaaataatacttggtctaaaaatttgatttttgagtttcgtataataaataagtacctatatagtaaaatatatatcGACATAGAAATGGTTAtacaaaaataatcaataaacgtaaattatttgtttataataAACACACACAAAGAAGAAGTAGTAAATTTCGTGGAAAATAAGAAACGAACATAAAACTTATGAGTGCATCACATATCATGGTCGcattgttaaatgtcatggcatataGATATATTCTGTATACAGGTCTaaaccccgatgatgggactttTCGAGAAAGCTTGCGAAGACGAGTTTCATCGGTAAACtccctaggtgaaaagataccTCTAAACTCCAtcagtacgatgggagggtccggagaaatatctttaataaaaggcttttacTCGTATTAAGATttgcattcatgaaaatattattttttactcaCAAACGACTATCCTGATGATGGGATTTGCCAAGTAAACTTGCGAAGGCGAGTTGCTAAGGTATTTCCCTAAGTGAGAGAATACTTCTGGATCTCACTAGTACGATGGGCGGATTCGAAAAGTACACTCAATAAAGGATTTTCATTTGGCATTATCCCGATTTTATGCCACGCATTTCAcaattgcatcatgtgcatgtTAAAcccataaaaaatgaaataaaatattctaataaaagattaaataaataaataacaattaagaaaacataagaataaaattaatgggttagaataatatatgattaaattgtACCGTTTGTGGAACGGGTGTCACgagggtgctaatccttccccgtgCGTAACCGTACTCTCGAACCTAAATTTAAAGGATATGTAGACCAATTTATCGTTCTTTCGACggatctaaaattaatttagtatTTCATTGAGTATGACAAAATagggtggccaatcacacctagaaaaaaaaattgatggcGACTTCAAAATCATTCCACGTCTAGCGGTCGGGTTTTCGGACTCGCACGTTACGACATACATAACCGTGTTGTTCAATATATAAGAACactttttagatatttattgaacatgataaaaatataataattaaatagatGTGTGATAACATTCTAATCTTATTCTTACAATTTAAATTAGATTGATGCCAAGTGGTTGGGAGATAATACTTCATGTTCTTAAAAGAATTGTAGGATTTGGTGAAGTTCGTTAATGAGGGAAAGTTAGTCCCTTTATTTAacacaaatattttaattaattttattgtaaTGTTAATTAACATCAATTAATGGGATTGTTGAATCCGAGAGGAAATGAATAGTTTTGGACTTAACATATCAATTAATCGATATTAGCAATGAATGAATTCCTTTTCCTACAAGGCGAAGCCGTCAAAGGTCGATATAGTCCCATCAATAATAACGAGAATCCCCAAACTATTAACAGTCATTTGACTGCTCACAAACGGCTTATGaaagataataaataataaataataaatgtatcgatttttttaaatattttagtaatAGTTTAATTGtcaaatatttgaataatttaatatttttgtatgtagtagaaaataagtttttatattttttattttaaatcaaataaattaatgtgattaatgattaattaattatcgtcagtaaaaatgatatttgtcatttttataTCCAATAAGCATTGACATGAGAGTAAAAATTGTTAGAAAACAGAACTAGGAAATTAGGAAATGGCTTTCAGACCGTGTATCAATGTCacattcattaaaattttatttgtccCACTTATAACGTACATAAAAGTTACTAGCGTATAAACCTCGAAGATATAATGAAATCCAATGATTGACTGTGTTTTGCTATGACGAATTCAATCCATTAGCATTCATTAATGTATGACAAGATTACCtaacttttataaaatttctCTACAGCAAAATGATAGAAAAAATTTGGAGAATGTTGAAAAAGGAATGAGATAttgttgttttttgttttttgtgtttcttttgtccaaaaaaaaagtctatttataggcaaAGATCCTCTTCTCAACGGACACAAAGGTTTGTTTTCAATAGACACAATTGTCTATTTTTCAACAAACATAATTGTTATTTTTCCACCATAATTGTTTAAACAAATATAAGTCTTGAATAATCATAATTGTTAaaatactttctttttttccttcttttattattatttttgaaaatatccaACAAAAATGTCACACAATATCATTAACACGTCACATCATTATCTATCATGATATGTCAATATGTTAAGTCAACATcacataacataaaaaaacgAATG
Proteins encoded in this region:
- the LOC18586262 gene encoding probable pectate lyase 4 isoform X1 produces the protein MESLPYADADSTLRAIAGQAEGFGRFAIGGLHGPLFCVTSLSDDGPGSLREACRRPGPGWIVFEVSGVIQLSSYLSVGSYKTIDGRGERVKLTGKGLRLKECENVIICNMEFEGGRGHDVDGIQIKPNSKHIWIDRCSFKDYDDGLIDITRGSTDITVSRCYFAQHDKTMLIGADPSHVWDRCIRVTIHHCFFDGTRQRHPRVRFGKVHLYNNYTRNWDIYAVCASVEAQIYSQCNIYEAGMKKKTFEFYTEKAADREEPRSGLIRSEGDLFLDGAQPCLLTGIGQDSLFHPSEFYQTWTMEAPSDSLKHVLQICTGWQPIPRPP
- the LOC18586262 gene encoding probable pectate lyase 4 isoform X2, with product MESLPYADADSTLRAIAGQAEGFGRFAIGGLHGPLFCVTSLSGSLREACRRPGPGWIVFEVSGVIQLSSYLSVGSYKTIDGRGERVKLTGKGLRLKECENVIICNMEFEGGRGHDVDGIQIKPNSKHIWIDRCSFKDYDDGLIDITRGSTDITVSRCYFAQHDKTMLIGADPSHVWDRCIRVTIHHCFFDGTRQRHPRVRFGKVHLYNNYTRNWDIYAVCASVEAQIYSQCNIYEAGMKKKTFEFYTEKAADREEPRSGLIRSEGDLFLDGAQPCLLTGIGQDSLFHPSEFYQTWTMEAPSDSLKHVLQICTGWQPIPRPP